A section of the Hemibagrus wyckioides isolate EC202008001 linkage group LG04, SWU_Hwy_1.0, whole genome shotgun sequence genome encodes:
- the LOC131352225 gene encoding extracellular calcium-sensing receptor-like, whose protein sequence is MENPENPLLSKDGDVIIGAIFTIHRGTQIQSLTYTEKPPPLICFSIDLGELRLAQTVTFAIDEINRSKHLLPNITIGYRIYDNCLSGLLSMKAAMALMNGQDITADDACSGQAVVQAIIGESESTPTIALTQTTGPFQIPVVSPSATCECLSNRKEYPSFFRTIPSDYYQGRALAYMVKHFGWSWVGTVNSDNDYGNNGIAIFLKAAKEEGICVEYSEKVDRSDPSKMIKVADIIKKSTAKVIVLFLAYFDMNLLIEQLNLNNLTGYQMIGVAWISAVGLATPASFNVLAGSIGFDVGNLKIDGFADYALSGFWQKDFPCLHKDGKVSQTASYCSKYEDIIYFQNYSKDLSELRYANNVYNGVYAVAHSLHSLLRCTEISCDKNKTIQSRQVVESIKKLNVTTKIGDHILFDSTGSTAAKYDVVNWKRGLNGEVEFKIVGYYDASLPNGQQFVLNTEDIVWAGEKREKPRSVCSESCPPGTRKAAQKGRPVCCYDCIPCADGEISNQTDSNNCELCPGEYWSNALNNKCVLKVVEFLSFTEDMGIILVFFSLFGATLSVLVAILFLIEKDTPIVKANNSELSFLLLFSLTLCFLCSLTFIGRPSEWSCMLRHTAFGITFVLCISCVLGKTIVVLVAFRATLPGSNIMKWFGPLQQRLSVLAFTLIQVLICVLWLTVSPPFPYKNMNYYKEKIILECSLGSAIGFWAVLGYIGVLAFLCFFLAFLARKLPDNFNEAKFITFSIFIFCAVWLTFIPAYVSSPGKFTVAVEIFAILASSFALLFCIFTPKCYIILFKPELNTKKNMMGKTVSKSL, encoded by the exons ATGGAAAACCCAGAAAATCCTCTGCTGTCTAAAGATGGAGATGTGATAATTGGAGCTATCTTTACAATACATCGTGGTACACAGATTCAGTCACTGACATATACTGAAAAACCTCCACCATTAATCTGCTTTAG TATTGACCTAGGTGAATTACGTCTTGCTCAGACTGTGACTTTTGCAATTGATGAAATCAATAGAAGCAAACACTTGCTCCCAAATATCACAATTGGATACAGGATTTATGACAACTGTCTCTCAGGTCTGTTATCTATGAAAGCAGCTATGGCTTTGATGAATGGCCAGGACATAACAGCAGATGATGCCTGCTCTGGACAAGCAGTAGTACAAGCGATCATAGGAGAGTCAGAGTCTACTCCTACTATAGCACTCACACAAACTACAGGACCATTTCAGATCCCAGTG gtaAGCCCTTCTGCCACATGTGAATGTCTGAGCAACAGAAAAGAGTACCCATCTTTCTTCAGGACCATTCCAAGTGACTACTACCAGGGTAGAGCTCTGGCATATATGGTCAAGCACTTTGGCTGGTCTTGGGTGGGAACTGTGAACAGTGATAATGACTATGGCAACAATGGAATTGCTATTTTTCTGAAAGCAGCCAAAGAGGAGGGAATATGTGTGGAGTACTCTGAGAAGGTTGATCGGTCAGATCCTTCTAAAATGATAAAAGTGGCTGATATTATTAAGAAAAGCACAGCCAAagtaattgttttatttcttgccTACTTTGATATGAACCTTCTAATAGAACAGCTTAATTTGAATAATCTCACTGGCTATCAGATGATTGGTGTTGCATGGATTTCTGCTGTTGGCCTAGCAACACCAGCAAGTTTTAATGTACTTGCTGGATCTATTGGATTTGATGTGGGGAATTTGAAAATTGATGGGTTTGCTGACTATGCTCTCAGTGGATTTTGGCAAAAGGATTTCCCCTGCTTGCATAAAGATGGAAAGGTTTCTCAGACTGCAAGCTACTGCAGCAAATATGAAGATATAATTTACTTTCAAAACTATAGTAAAGATTTATCAGAACTGAGATATGCAAATAATGTTTACAATGGGGTTTATGCTGTGGCACATTCTCTACACAGCCTGTTGAGATGCACAGAAATAAGTtgtgataaaaacaaaacaatacaatcACGGCAG GTTGTTGAATctataaaaaagttaaatgtTACCACTAAAATAGGAGACCATATTTTGTTTGACAGCACTGGGTCAACGGCTGCAAAATATGATGTGGTGAACTGGAAACGAGGGCTCAATGGAGAAGTGGAGTTTAAGATTGTGGGCTATTATGATGCCTCTCTGCCAAATGGACAACAGTTTGTGTTAAATACTGAAGATATAGTCTGGgctggagagaaaagagag AAGCCAAGGTCTGTGTGCAGTGAGAGCTGTCCTCCAGGAACCAGGAAAGCTGCACAGAAAGGAAGGCCTGTCTGCTGCTATGACTGTATACCATGTGCAGATGGAGAGATCAGTAACCAGACAG ATTCAAATAACTGTGAGCTGTGTCCAGGAGAATATTGGTCTAATGCTCTCAACAATAAGTGTGTTTTAAAGGTTGTAGAGTTTCTTTCATTTACAGAGGATATGGGGATAATACTggtgtttttttccttgtttgGGGCTACATTAAGTGTGTTAGtagctattttatttctaatagaAAAAGATACTCCCATTGTTAAAGCCAATAACTCTGAGCTGAGCTTCCTGCTGCTCTTCTCTTTGactctgtgtttcctctgttcacTTACTTTCATTGGAAGGCCATCTGAGTGGTCCTGTATGCTGCGTCACACAGCGTTTGGGATCACTTTTGTCCTCTGTATCTCCTGTGTACTGGGGAAAACAATAGTCGTTTTAGTGGCCTTCAGGGCTACACTTCCAGGAAGTAATATAATGAAATGGTTTGGGCCTCTACAGCAGAGACTCAGCGTACTTGCCTTTACTCTCATTCAGGTTCTTATCTGTGTGCTTTGGTTAACAGTTTCTCCTCCTTTCCCATACAAAAACATGAACTACTACAAGGAAAAGATCATATTAGAATGTAGTTTGGGCTCAGCTATAGGTTTCTGGGCTGTGTTGGGGTATATAGGAGTTCTTGCTTTCCTAtgcttttttttagcttttctaGCTAGGAAGCTGCCTGATAATTTCAATGAAGCTAAATTCATCACATTcagcatatttatattttgtgcaGTCTGGCTCACTTTTATTCCAGCTTATGTCAGCTCTCCTGGAAAATTCACTGTAGCTGTGGAGATATTTGCTATTCTGGCCTCCAGTTTTGCTCTACtattctgtatatttacacCTAAATGTTATATTATTCTGTTTAAACCTGAACttaacacaaagaaaaacatgatgGGGAAAACAGTATCTAAATCCCTTTAA
- the LOC131352196 gene encoding extracellular calcium-sensing receptor-like: protein MQLLTYTEKPQPLICIRSDLSELRLAQTMTFAIEEINRSNILLPNISIGYKIYDNCLSSLLSMKAAMALMNGQDITADDACSGQAVVQAIIGESESTPTIALTQTTGPFQIPVISHAATCECLSNKKEYPSFFRTIASDYYQSRALAYLVKHFGWSWVGAVHSDNDYGNNGMAIFLNAAKVEGICVEYSEKFDRSDPEKIRKVTDIIKQGTAKVIIIFLAYFDMNILIDHLILNNVTGYQMIGVEAWISAVDLVTPASYNILAGSIGFDVGKLKIDGFADYALNGFWHEDFPCLQTDGKLSHTEIECSKYVDLVKFKNYSKDISELRYANNIYNAVYAVAHSLHSLLRCTEMSCEKSKTIQSWQVVESLKKVNFTTKIGDHTLFDSTGATAAKYDVVNWQRGFNGEVEFKVVGYYDASLPSGQQFVLNSEDIVWAGEKIKKPRSVCSESCPPGTRKAAQKGRPVCCYDCLPCADGEISNQTDSNNCEQCPGEYWSNAERDKCVLKVIEFLLFTEVMGIILVFFSLFGAILTVLVAILFLIEKDTPIVKANNSELSFLLLFSLTLCFLCSLTFIGRPSEWSCMLRHTAFGITFVLCISCVLGKTVVVLMAFRATLPGSNVMKWFGPLQQRLSVLAFTLIQVLICVLWLTVSPPFPYKNMNYYKEKIILECSLGSAIGFWAVLGYIGVLAFLCFVLAFLARKLPDNFNEAKFITFSILIFCAVWVTFIPAYVSSPGKFTVAVEIFAILASSFALLICIFTPKCYIILFKPELNTKKNMMGKMASKSL from the exons ATGCAGTTACTGACATATACTGAAAAACCTCAACCTTTAATCTGCATTAG AAGTGACCTCAGTGAATTACGCCTTGCTCAGACTATGACTTTTGCAATTGAAGAAATCAACAGAAGCAACATCTTGCTCCCAAATATCTCAATTGGTTACAAGATTTATGACAACTGTCTCTCAAGCTTGTTATCTATGAAGGCAGCCATGGCTCTGATGAATGGCCAGGACATAACAGCAGATGATGCCTGCTCTGGACAAGCAGTAGTACAAGCCATCATAGGAGAGTCAGAGTCTACACCTACTATAGCACTCACACAAACTACAGGACCATTTCAGATCCCAGTG ATAAGTCATGCTGCTACATGTGAATGTCTGAGCAACAAGAAAGAGTATCCATCTTTCTTCAGGACCATAGCGAGTGACTACTACCAGAGTAGAGCGCTGGCATATCTGGTCAAGCACTTTGGCTGGTCTTGGGTGGGAGCTGTACACAGTGATAATGACTATGGAAACAATGGAATGGCCATTTTTCTGAATGCAGCGAAAGTGGAAGGAATATGTGTTGAGTATTCTGAAAAGTTTGACCGGTCAGATCCTGAGAAAATCAGAAAAGTGACTGATATTATTAAGCAAGGCACAGCCAAAGTAATTATCATTTTTCTTGCCTACTTTGATATGAACATTCTAATAGATCACCTAATTCTAAACAATGTCACTGGCTACCAGATGATTGGTGTCGAGGCATGGATTTCTGCTGTTGATCTAGTCACACCAGCAAGTTACAACATATTGGCTGGATCCATTGGATTTGATGTGGGAAAACTAAAAATTGATGGTTTTGCTGACTATGCTCTCAATGGATTTTGGCATGAAGATTTCCCTTGCTTACAAACAGACGGAAAGCTTTCTCATACTGAAATCGAATGCAGCAAATATGTAGACCTTGTTAAATTTAAAAACTACAGTAAAGATATATCAGAATTGAGATATGCAAATAACATCTACAATGCGGTTTATGCTGTGGCACATTCCCTACACAGCCTGTTGAGATGCACAGAAATGAGTTGTgagaaaagcaaaacaataCAATCATGGCAG GTTGTTGAGTCTCTAAAAAAGGTAAATTTTACCACTAAAATAGGAGACCATACTTTGTTTGATAGCACTGGGGCAACAGCTGCAAAATATGATGTGGTGAACTGGCAACGAGGGTTCAATGGAGAAGTGGAGTTTAAGGTTGTGGGCTATTATGATGCCTCTCTGCCAAGTGGACAACAATTTGTACTTAATTCTGAAGACATAGTCTGGGCtggagaaaaaataaag AAGCCAAGGTCTGTGTGCAGTGAGAGCTGTCCTCCAGGAACCAGGAAAGCTGCACAGAAAGGAAGGCCTGTCTGCTGCTATGACTGTTTACCATGTGCAGATGGAGAGATCAGTAACCAGACAG ATTCAAATAACTGTGAGCAGTGTCCAGGAGAATATTGGTCTAATGCTGAGAGagataaatgtgtgttaaaGGTCATAgagtttcttttatttacagaGGTTATGGGGATAATACTggtgtttttttccttgtttgGAGCTATATTAACTGTGTTAGtagctattttatttctaatagaAAAGGACACTCCCATTGTTAAAGCCAACAACTCTGAGCTGAGCTTCCTGCTGCtcttctctctgactctgtgtttTCTCTGTTCCCTTACTTTCATTGGAAGGCCATCTGAGTGGTCCTGTATGCTGCGTCACACAGCATTTGGGATCACCTTTGTCCTCTGTATCTCCTGTGTACTGGGGAAAACAGTAGTGGTGTTAATGGCCTTCAGGGCTACACTTCCAGGAAGTAATGTCATGAAATGGTTTGGGCCTCTACAGCAGAGACTCAGTGTACTTGCCTTCACTCTCATACAGGTTCTTATCTGTGTGCTTTGGTTAACAGTTTCTCCTCCTTTCCCATACAAAAACATGAACTACTACAAGGAAAAGATCATATTAGAATGTAGTTTGGGCTCAGCTATAGGTTTCTGGGCTGTTTTGGGATATATAGGAGTTCTTGCATTCTTGTGCTTTGTTTTAGCTTTTCTAGCTAGGAAGCTGCCTGATAATTTTAATGAAGCTAAATTTATCACATTTAGTATACTTATCTTCTGTGCAGTTTGGGTCACTTTTATTCCAGCTTATGTCAGCTCTCCTGGAAAATTCACTGTAGCTGTGGAGATATTTGCTATTCTGGCCTCCAGTTTTGCTCTACTAATCTGTATATTTACTCCTAAATGTTATATTATTCTCTTTAAACCTGAactaaacacaaagaaaaatatgatgGGTAAAATGGCATCTAAATCCCTTTAA
- the LOC131351524 gene encoding extracellular calcium-sensing receptor-like: MKACTPEPELEWPHVKQTQSDNFGWCCHEAEHSMLFGQKPGSFPHKKCMKPEACNPNGTEGMPVGMKARAPEPELEQPHVMQTQRDNVGCCCHEAMRPCCRGKERLWPSRLAVTTDSKPEELPVFWQNTYMSPETAKGEYCHILENPGSPLLSKDGDVIIGAIFAIHDGTQMQLLTYTEKPQPLICIRLNLSEFRLAQTLIFAIEEINRNNRLLPNISIGYRIYDNCLSRMLSMKAAMALMNGQDITADGACSGQAVVQAIIGESESTPTIVLTKTTGPFNIPVVSYAATCECLSNRKEYPSFFRTIASDYYQSRALASLVKHFGWSWVGTVNSDNDYGNSGMAIFLNAAKEEGICVEYSEKFDRSDTAKIKKVVDIIKQGTAKVIIIFLAHFDMKILIEQLILKNVTGYQMIGVEAWITSVNILTPGSYNIFAGSIGFAIGKLNIAGFADYAINEFWQSAIPCLHTEGNISQTTENNCNRYKDIIQLKNFTEDIAEQRYANNMYNAVYAVAHSLHHLLTCTENQNCDKEKKIQPWQVVESLKKVNFTTKIGDNILFDRTGATAAKYDVVNWQRGLNGEMEFKVVGYYDASLPNGQQFVLNSEDIVWAGEKKKPRSVCSESCPPGTRKAAQKGRPVCCYDCIPCADGEISNQTDSNNCEQCPGEYWSNAERDKCVLKVIEFLSFTEVMGIILVAFSLTGAILTVLVAILFLIEKDTPIVKANNSELSFLLLFSLTLCFLCSLTFIGRPSQWSCMLRHTAFGITFVLCISCVLGKTVVVLMAFRATLPGSNVMKWFGPLQQRLSVLAFTLIQVLICVLWLTVSPPFPYKNMNYYKEKIILECSLGSAIGFWAVLGYIGVLAFLCFVLAFLARKLPDNFNEAKFITFSILIFCAVWVTFIPAYVSSPGKFTVAVEIFAILASSFALLFCIFTPKCYIILFKPELNTKKNMMGKTASKSL; this comes from the exons atgaaagcctgcacccctGAGCCAGAGCTGGAATGGCCTCATGTGAAGCAGACCCAAAGTGATAACTTTGGCTGGTGCTGCCATGAGGCTGAGCACTCTATGCTCTTCG GTCAGAAACCGGGGTCTTTTCCACATAAGAAGTGTATGAAACCCGAGGCATGTAACCCTAATGGCACTGAGGGTATGCCTGTGGGGATGAAAGCCCGTGCCCCTGAGCCAGAGCTGGAACAGCCTCATGTGATGCAGACCCAAAGGGATAATGTTGGCTGCTGCTGCCATGAGGCCATGAGACCATGTTGCCGAGGCAAAGAGAGGCTTTGGCCTAGCAGACTAGCTGTCACCACTGACA GCAAACCTGAggaacttcctgtgttctggcAGAATACCTACATGAGCCCTGAAACA GCAAAGGGAGAATATTGCCATATTCTGGAAAACCCAGGAAGTCCTCTGCTGTCCAAAGATGGAGATGTGATAATTGGAGCTATCTTTGCAATACATGATGGTACCCAGATGCAGCTGCTGACATATACTGAAAAACCTCAACCTTTAATCTGCATTAG ACTTAACCTCAGTGAATTCCGCCTTGCTCAGACCTTGATTTTTGCTATTGAAGAAATCAACAGAAACAACAGATTGCTCCCAAATATTTCAATTGGATACAGGATTTATGACAACTGTCTCTCAAGAATGTTATCTATGAAAGCAGCTATGGCTTTGATGAATGGTCAGGACATAACAGCAGATGGTGCCTGCTCTGGACAAGCAGTAGTACAAGCCATCATTGGAGAGTCAGAGTCTACTCCTACTATAGTACTCACAAAAACTACAGGACCATTTAATATCCCAGTG GTAAGTTATGCTGCTACATGTGAATGTCTGAGCAACAGAAAAGAGTACCCTTCTTTCTTCAGGACCATAGCGAGTGACTACTACCAGAGTAGAGCTCTTGCATCTTTGGTTAAGCACTTTGGCTGGTCTTGGGTGGGAACTGTGAACAGTGATAATGACTATGGAAACAGTGGAATGGCTATTTTTCTGAATGCAGCCAAAGAAGAGGGAATATGTGTTGAGTACTCTGAGAAGTTTGACCGGTCAGACACTGCCAAAATCAAGAAAGTGGTGGATATTATTAAACAAGGCACAGCCAAAGTAATTATCATATTTCTTGCCCACTTTGATATGAAAATTCTAATAGAACAGCTTATTCTGAAGAATGTCACCGGCTACCAGATGATTGGTGTTGAGGCATGGATTACTTCTGTCAATATATTAACACCAGGAAGTTACAACATATTTGCTGGGTCTATTGGTTTTGCTATAGGAAAATTGAACATTGCTGGTTTTGCTGACTATGCTATCAATGAATTTTGGCAATCAGCAATCCCTTGCTTGCATACAGAGGGAAACATTTCTCAAACAACTGAAAACAACTGCAACAGATATAAAGATATTATTCAACTTAAAAACTTCACAGAAGATATAGCAGAACAGAGGTATGCAAATAACATGTACAATGCAGTTTATGCTGTGGCACATTCTCTACACCATCTGTTGACATGCACAGAAAACCAGAATTgtgacaaagagaaaaaaatacaaccaTGGCAG GTTGTTGAGTCTCTAAAGAAGGTAAATTTTACCACCAAAATAGGAGACAATATACTGTTTGACAGAACTGGGGCAACGGCTGCaaagtatgatgtagtgaactGGCAACGAGGGCTCAATGGAGAAATGGAGTTTAAGGTTGTGGGCTATTATGATGCCTCTCTGCCAAATGGACAACAGTTTGTCCTAAATTCTGAAGATATAGTCTGggctggagagaaaaaaaag CCAAGGTCTGTGTGCAGTGAGAGCTGTCCTCCAGGAACCAGGAAAGCTGCACAGAAAGGAAGGCCTGTCTGCTGCTACGACTGTATACCATGTGCAGATGGAGAGATCAGTAACCAGACAG ATTCAAATAACTGTGAGCAGTGTCCAGGAGAATATTGGTCTAATGCTGAGAGagataaatgtgtgttaaaGGTCATAGAGTTTCTTTCATTTACAGAGGTTATGGGGATAATACTGGTAGCTTTTTCTTTGACTGGTGCTATATTAACTGTGTTAGTAGCTATTTTGTTTCTAATAGAAAAGGACACTCCCATTGTTAAAGCCAACAACTCTGAGCTAAGCTTCCTGTTGCtcttctctctgactctgtgCTTCCTCTGTTCACTTACTTTCATTGGAAGGCCCTCTCAGTGGTCCTGTATGCTGCGTCACACAGCGTTTGGGATCACCTTCGTCCTCTGTATCTCCTGTGTACTTGGGAAAACTGTAGTGGTGTTAATGGCCTTCAGAGCTACACTTCCAGGAAGTAATGTCATGAAATGGTTTGGGCCTCTACAGCAGAGACTCAGTGTACTTGCCTTTACTCTCATACAGGTTCTTATCTGTGTTCTTTGGTTAACAGTTTCTCCTCCTTTCCCGTACAAAAACATGAACTACTACAAGGAAAAGATCATATTAGAATGTAGTTTGGGCTCAGCTATAGGTTTCTGGGCTGTTTTGGGTTATATAGGAGTTCTTGCTTTCCTATGCTTTGTTTTAGCTTTTCTAGCTAGGAAGCTGCCTGATAATTTCAATGAAGCAAAATTCATCACATTCAGCATACTTATCTTCTGTGCAGTTTGGGTCACTTTTATTCCAGCTTATGTCAGCTCTCCTGGAAAATTCACTGTAGCTGTGGAGATATTTGCTATTCTGGCCTCTAGTTTTGCTCTGTTATTCTGCATATTTACACCTAAATGTTACATTATTCTCTTTAAACCTGAactaaacacaaagaaaaatatgatgGGGAAAACAGCATCAAAATCCCTATAA
- the LOC131351525 gene encoding extracellular calcium-sensing receptor-like, whose product MAKGENCHILENPAYPLLSKDGDVIIGAVFSIHDGTQMQSLPYTEKPQSLICIRFNLRELRLAQTMTYAIDEINRSNSLLPNITIGYMIYDNCGSRLLSMKAAMALMNGQDMAADDACSGQAEVQAIIGESESTPTIALTKTTGPFKIPVISHAATCECLSNRKEYPSFFRTIASDYYQSRALAYLVKHFGWSWVGTVNSDNDYGNNGMAIFLNAAKEEGICVEYSEKFERSDTAKIMKVVDIIKKGTAKVIIIFLAHFDMNILIDHLILNNVTGYQMIGVEAWVTAVNLVTPASYNILAGSIGFDVGKMNIANFADYVINKFWHTVFPCLQMEGNISDTENNCRKYDDMIPFKNYNGDISELRYAKNIYSAVYAVAHSLHGLLRCRENQSCEINKTIQSWQVTEALKKVNFTTRLGEQVWFDSTGATAAKYDVVNWQRGFNGEVEFKVVGYYDASLPSGQQFVLNAEDIVWAGEKREPRSVCSESCPPGTRKAAQKGRPVCCYDCLPCAEGEISNQTDSNNCEQCPGEYWSNAQRDKCVLKVIEFLSFTEVMGIILVFFSLAGATLTVLVAILFLIEKDTPIVKANNSELSFLLLFSLTLCFLCSLTFIGRPSQWSCMLRHTAFGITFVLCISCVLGKTVVVLMAFRATLPGSNVMKWFGPLQQRLSVLAFTLIQVLICVLWLTVSPPFPYKNMNYYKEKIILECSLGSAIGFWAVLGYIGVLAFLCFVLAFLARKLPDNFNEAKFITFSILIFCAVWITFIPAYVSSPGKFTVAVEIFAILASSFALLICIFTPKCYIILFKPELNTKKNMMGKMASKSL is encoded by the exons ATGGCAAAGGGAGAAAATTGTCATATCCTGGAAAACCCAGCTTATCCTCTGCTATCTAAAGATGGAGATGTAATAATTGGAGCTGTCTTTTCAATACATGATGGTACACAGATGCAGTCACTGCCATATACTGAAAAACCTCAATCTTTAATCTGCATTAG ATTTAACCTAAGAGAATTACGCCTTGCTCAGACCATGACTTATGCAATTGATGAAATCAACAGAAGCAACAGCTTGCTCCCAAATATCACAATTGGTTACATGATTTATGACAACTGTGGTTCAAGATTGTTGAGTATGAAAGCAGCCATGGCTTTGATGAATGGTCAGGACATGGCAGCAGATGATGCCTGCTCTGGACAAGCAGAAGTACAAGCCATCATTGGAGAGTCAGAGTCTACTCCTACTATAGCCCTCACAAAAACTACAGGACCATTTAAGATCCCAGTG ATAAGTCATGCTGCTACATGTGAATGCCTGAGCAACAGAAAAGAGTATCCATCTTTCTTCAGGACCATAGCAAGTGACTACTACCAGAGTAGAGCTCTGGCATATTTGGTCAAGCACTTTGGCTGGTCTTGGGTGGGAACTGTGAACAGTGATAATGACTATGGAAACAATGGAATGGCCATTTTTCTGAATGCAGCCAAAGAAGAGGGAATATGTGTTGAGTACTCTGAGAAGTTTGAGCGTTCAGACACTGCCAAAATCATGAAAGTGGTGGATATTATTAAGAAAGGCACAGCCAAAGTAATTATCATTTTTCTTGCCCATTTTGATATGAACATTCTAATCGATCACCTAATACTAAACAATGTCACTGGCTACCAGATGATTGGTGTCGAAGCATGGGTTACTGCTGTCAATCTAGTCACACCAGCAAGTTACAACATATTGGCTGGATCCATTGGTTTTGATGTAGGAAAAATGAATATTGCTAATTTTGCTGACTATGTTATAAACAAATTTTGGCACACAGTTTTCCCTTGCTTGCAAATGGAGGGAAACATTTCTGATACTGAAAACAACTGCAGGAAATATGATGATATGATTCCGTTTAAAAACTACAATGGAGATATATCAGAATTGAGATATGCAAAAAACATCTACAGTGCAGTTTATGCTGTGGCACATTCTCTACACGGCCTGTTGAGATGCAGAGAAAACCAGAGCTGTGagataaacaaaacaatacaatcATGGCAG GTTACTGAAGCTCTAAAAAAGGTTAACTTTACCACCAGATTAGGCGAACAGGTGTGGTTCGACAGCACTGGGGCAACAGCTGCAAAGTATGATGTGGTGAATTGGCAACGAGGGTTCAATGGAGAAGTGGAGTTTAAGGTTGTGGGCTATTATGATGCCTCTCTGCCAAGTGGACAACAGTTTGTCCTAAATGCTGAAGACATAGTCTGGgctggagagaaaagagag CCAAGGTCTGTGTGCAGTGAGAGCTGTCCTCCAGGAACCAGGAAAGCTGCACAGAAAGGAAGGCCTGTCTGCTGCTATGACTGTTTACCATGTGCAGAAGGAGAGATCAGTAACCAGACAG ATTCAAATAACTGTGAGCAGTGTCCAGGAGAATATTGGTCTAATGCTCAAAGagataaatgtgtgttaaaGGTCATTGAGTTTCTTTCATTTACAGAAGTCATGGGGATAATActggtatttttttctttggctGGAGCTACATTAACTGTGTTAGtagctattttatttctaatagaAAAGGACACTCCCATTGTTAAAGCCAATAACTCTGAGCTGAGCTTCCTGCTGCTCTTCTCTTTGACTCTGTGTTTTCTCTGTTCACTTACTTTCATTGGAAGGCCCTCTCAGTGGTCCTGTATGCTGCGTCACACAGCGTTTGGGATCACCTTTGTCCTCTGTATCTCCTGTGTACTGGGGAAAACAGTAGTGGTGTTAATGGCCTTCAGGGCTACACTTCCAGGCAGTAATGTCATGAAATGGTTTGGGCCTCTACAGCAGAGACTCAGTGTACTTGCCTTCACTCTCATACAGGTTCTTATCTGTGTGCTTTGGTTAACAGTTTCTCCTCCTTTCCCATACAAAAACATGAACTACTACAAGGAAAAGATCATATTAGAATGTAGCTTGGGCTCAGCTATAGGTTTCTGGGCTGTTTTGGGGTATATAGGAGTTCTTGCTTTCTTGTGCTTTGTTTTAGCTTTTCTAGCTAGGAAGCTGCCTGATAATTTTAATGAAGCAAAATTCATCACATTCAGCATACTTATATTCTGTGCAGTTTGGATCACTTTTATTCCAGCTTATGTCAGCTCTCCTGGAAAATTCACTGTAGCTGTGGAGATATTTGCTATTCTGGCCTCCAGTTTTGCTCTACTAATCTGTATATTTACACCTAAATGTTATATTATTCTGTTTAAACCTGAActgaacacaaagaaaaatatgatgGGGAAAATGGCATCTAAATCCCTATAA